The Toxorhynchites rutilus septentrionalis strain SRP chromosome 3, ASM2978413v1, whole genome shotgun sequence genome includes a region encoding these proteins:
- the LOC129780522 gene encoding serine-rich adhesin for platelets isoform X3, which yields MKEMVGGCCVCSDDRGWSENPLVYCDGQSCAVAVHQACYGIVTVPSGPWYCRKCESQERSARVRCELCPSRDGALKRTDNLGWAHVVCALYIPEVRFGNVTTMEPIILQLIPQERYNKTCYICQEMGKGSRSTAGACMQCNKSGCKQQFHVTCAQQLGLLCEEAGNYLDNVKYCGYCQHHYSKLKKGGNVKTIPPYKPINHETNSSDGPSSPEKELDPPSSQPHSSGSGMGIGGSSNSVKSNNRLPSDQIGSSSTSSSSKQRKSSSVSKNSTSAALTSSSTTLAGSGSNSASINSQATSSVFTGVPTINPASTSSGTTGGNISKTGSSSSSSSSKDKDKYNKNRDKSSKSSKSGSSSSSSSNSNSSGASGVTSGIGSGTGGNSTNASSTANSSLPKESDLSSLPPSASTALSMITSTMKHTENGANKQDKTLAQISSAAASSARAASLSPAAIPTTLIIKPPHEPSGSNKELLSKEAIAKFTTSNFTETIVVNSDSVFGTSNTGGGSGSANAAPTGSSISTGNTMISTAGSTSVVDTGSTSGAGSKMSISGGSSFAGTGSSVAKKRKAEARSTPTLISTGDIDINRDLIKDVAVSLVPLPLNKSDNIDPASISGIEKSIKKAKTEPNSPHHPGGGGDTNLQNVSPNLIQTHASNVITSSIKHQQQSNSPQFQSSQQLQAQQLQAQQHTPSLVVSVPLSTATVPGVNLPTNNSSSSSATVNNASNTGGSSNSTPNIVSPGQVPSGSSLYQQLTQRTGEQLMSASTNRSSPVIQLQSSATNHVIQSSTHSILERQSPSMRSSPAIITSAGTQQQQQSLQHSHHQYMPAGVELNTNSMSASLAALQSASPVPMSTIQSTSSSPITPGGDGGLKITYEKQTSNTRIAALLEQEATGRRSRSQSRERSGGNGSGNGGKTRTSKKRSLQQQQQQRSSPLTNSGSSSSSSSSVNNTVYASEPTTTSRSSTPIHSHTTSSHSNASNNTQLNSNSNNNSNNTSHTNSINGNSSNSSLTTSGGSTIIRPSMQSNPDKFPQAKPPSVTAAATATNINAPNTSSVTTPIVTPAASGTHVIEVTGIVSTGTNNNQSSAGGNSVSGNSNNSSHFGGNTNSSSLNTGTGTDHGHGTSNSNNTNSNSNNALVVMHTSKKLRSSQPSVEIPSPSTSRTPDNSFGSNSSFSGGGGGGGGGGLKFSYEAQPTTNPAMIGATSTIITHQPMVKESPPSSPGSDSGMVRSNKRNRKLSTNSNTQSGAPDAKESKLFQNGVVHATHMLGNQLNPSSSVAQKMSDQLTMEMETHAFVVETGPQLVGPPFPGKVQASRANNASAPATGGPSLSSMLSGNGTATANGNTPQSLEQLLERQWEQGSQFLMEQAQHFDIASLLSCLHQLRSENIRLEEHVNNLVARRDHLLAVNARLAIPLNPAALGGVGLGGGGGGGVTGGASAGSTGSSGAGSAGSQAAQFNNMHGNGSHDGSNTTSATTISSRSSRIQQHQTQQQPQHSQSHFVSNSSNQIPIENGIDFRHSNSIHQNTNSSSIRHHSPPGQSYLPSSGQPTRQNAASLNSGSAADQQSSHARSNRAMNSSSGNSAINSNNAASSGNASSSAVYQSQQQTIYNTAHQIPLLLEHHQQEHHSQQQLQQQTQQQTPQPPQPHHLRQTSPTVSSRSHKTHSARAVGAAPSVSHSHHPSHHPHHHQSHTSAHPPSHGPSPQQQSLPQRQRH from the exons ATGAAGGAGATGGTCGGTGGTTGCTGTGTATGCTCCGACGATCGGGGTTGGTCCGAGAACCCTCTGGTGTATTGCGACGGACAGAGTTGTGCGGTGGCCGTGCACCAGGCGTGCTACGGTATCGTGACGGTTCCCAGTGGACCCTGGTACTGTCGAAAATGTGAAAGTCAGGAACGTTCGGCGCGAGTTAGGTGCGAGTTGTGTCCATCCCGGGATGGTGCGCTCAAGCGGACTGATAATCTGGGCTGGGCCCACGTCGTTTGTGCGCTTTATATTCCGGAGGTGCGCTTCGGGAATGTCACCACGATGGAGCCGATCATTCTTCAGTTGATCCCACAGGAGCGCTATAATAAAA CATGTTATATATGTCAGGAGATGGGCAAAGGGTCCAGGTCCACAGCGGGCGCTTGCATGCAATGCAACAAATCCGGCTGCAAACAACAATTCCACGTCACCTGCGCTCAGCAACTTGGTTTGCTTTGTGAAGAGGCGGGAAACTATTTAGATAATGTTAAATACTGTGGATATTGTCAGCATCATTATAGTAAATTG AAAAAAGGTGGTAATGTTAAAACGATACCACCATACAAACCGATCAATCACGAAACGAACTCTAGTGATGGACCGTCGTCACCCGAGAAAGAGTTAGACCCACCTTCATCCCAGCCACATTCGAGTGGAAGTGGCATGGGAATAGGTGGCAGTAGCAATAGTGTGAAGTCCAACAATCGATTGCCGAGCGATCAAATTGGATCCTCATCAACGTCATCGTCTTCGAAACAAAGGAAATCCTCGAGCGTCTCAAAAAACTCAACTAGTGCAGCTTTGACCTCTTCCTCCACAACACTTGCTGGCAGTGGAAGTAATAGCGCTAGTATAAACAGTCAAGCCACATCCTCTGTATTTACCGGTGTACCCACCATCAATCCTGCAAGTACGAGTAGCGGTACGACAGGAGGAAATATCAGCAAGACTGGTTCATCCTCTTCGAGTAGTAGCAGTAAAGATAAGGATAAATATAACAAAAAT CGAGATAAAAGTTCTAAATCGTCTAAATCCGGTAGCAGTAGCAGCAGTAGTagtaacagcaacagcagcggaGCAAGCGGCGTGACTAGTGGTATCGGATCGGGTACCGGCGGCAATAGCACCAATGCGAGTTCCACTGCGAACAGCTCTCTACCTAAGGAAAGTGATCTTTCCTCGTTGCCACCATCTGCTTCTACAGCTCTGTCAATGATTACTTCCACTATGAAGCATACAGAAAATGGAGCTAACAAGCAGGACAAAACGTTAGCGCAAATATCCTCCGCCGCGGCATCTTCTGCGAGAGCAGCGTCTCTATCGCCTGCTGCTATCCCTACGACGTTAATCATTAAACCACCACACGAACCCTCGGGAAGCAATAAAGAGCTCCTGTCGAAAGAAGCGATCGCCAAATTTACCACCTCGAATTTCACGGAAACAATAGTTGTAAATTCCGATTCTGTGTTTGGGACTAGCAATACGGGCGGAGGTAGCGGCAGTGCGAACGCTGCGCCCACGGGAAGTTCCATCAGTACGGGTAACACCATGATATCTACGGCGGGGTCTACGTCGGTCGTTGATACTGGCTCAACAAGTGGCGCTGGTAGCAAGATGAGTATATCGGGAGGCAGTTCCTTCGCAGGAACAGGGTCTAGTGTTGCGAAGAAACGGAAAGCTGAAGCAAGATCCACCCCGACATTGATTTCAACTGGAGATATAGATATAAATCG tgaTTTAATCAAGGATGTTGCCGTTTCTCTCGTACCCTTGCCGTTGAATAAAAGCGATAACATTGATCCAGCATCGATAAGTGGCATCGAGAAAAGCATTAAAAAG GCCAAAACCGAACCGAACTCACCGCATCACCCAGGAGGTGGTGGTGACACCAACCTACAGAACGTGAGTCCCAATTTGATACAAACACACGCATCGAATGTCATCACGTCCTCGATCAAACACCAGCAACAG TCTAATTCACCTCAGTTCCAGTCGTCACAGCAGCTACAGGCACAACAGCTGCAAGCACAACAGCACACACCAAGCCTGGTTGTGTCGGTACCCCTATCTACAGCTACAGTACCTGGAGTTAATCTACCGACGAATAACAGCAGTAGTAGCAGCGCCACTGTAAATAATGCGTCCAACACAGgtggcagcagcaacagcactcCAAACATTGTGTCACCAGGCCAGGTACCCTCAGGATCAAGTTTATACCAACAGCTGACGCAAAGAACGGGGGAGCAATTAATG AGTGCATCCACCAATCGTTCGAGTCCAGTGATACAGCTTCAATCGAGTGCCACAAATCACGTTATTCAGAGTTCGACTCACTCTATACTCGAGCGACAATCGCCCTCAATGCGGTCATCACCTGCCATCATAACCAGCGCTGGtacgcaacagcagcagcaatcgCTGCAGCATTCTCATCATCAATACATGCCGGCCGGAGTCGAGCTCAACACGAACAGTATGTCGGCTAGCTTGGCCGCACTGCAAAGCGCTTCTCCCGTACCAATGAGTACCATACAAAGCACTTCGTCATCGCCGATTACTCCAGGTGGCGACGGAGGTCTGAAAATTACCTACGAAAAGCAGACTTCTAACACGCGGATAGCGGCACTCCTCGAGCAAGAGGCTACAGGTAGAAGGTCCAG ATCACAATCAAGAGAACGTAGTGGTGGTAACGGAAGCGGAAACGGTGGCAAGACGCGAACATCCAAGAAACGCTCActgcagcaacaacagcagcagcgctCATCGCCGTTGACAAATTCGGGGTCCTcatcttcttcctcttcttctgtgAACAATACAGTTTATGCTAGCGAACCCACTACCACTAGTCGTAGCTCGACGCCTATACATAGTCATACTACCAGTAGTCACTCGAACGCTAGTAACAACACCCAGCTTAATTCGAATTCTAACAATAATAGTAATAATACTAGTCATACTAACTCGATCAATGGTAATAGTAGTAATAGCTCGCTGACAACCTCCGGCGGATCAACCATCATCAGACCGTCGATGCAATCTAACCCAGACAAATTTCCTCAAGCTAAACCACCCTCTgttactgctgctgctactgctacaAATATTAACGCTCCCAACACTTCGTCTGTCACTACTCCCATTGTCACTCCTGCTGCCTCCGGTACGCACGTGATTGAGGTGACCGGAATAGTCTCTACAGGCACCAATAACAATCAATCGAGTGCCGGTGGCAATTCTGTAAGTGgtaacagcaacaacagcagccaCTTTGGCGGTAACACCAATAGTAGTAGTTTGAATACTGGCACCGGCACTGACCATGGTCACGGTACTTCCAATAGCAATAACACAAATAGTAACAGTAACAACGCCCTGGTCGTCATGCACACCAGCAAGAAGCTAAGATCATCGCAACCATCGGTTGAAATACCCTCGCCATCTACTTCCAGAACGCCGGACAATAGTTTTGGTTCAAATTCCTCATTTAGTggaggcggcggcggcggcggtgggGGAGGACTCAAATTCTCCTATGAAGCGCAACCAACAACCAATCCCGCAATGATCGGGGCGACATCAACCATTATAACGCACCAACCCATGGTGAAAGAATCGCCGCCAAGCTCACCGGGTTCAGATTCGGGGATGGTTCGCAGTAACAAACGCAACCGGAAGCTGTCGACCAATTCAAATACTCAAAGTGGTGCACCCGATGCGAAGGAGAGCAAACTGTTCCAAAACGGGGTTGTGCACGCGACCCATATGCTGGGCAATCAACTGAACCCGAGCAGTAGTGTGGCGCAGAAAATGTCCGACCAGTTGACGATGGAGATGGAAACCCATGCGTTTGTGGTCGAAACCGGACCGCAACTTGTTGGACCACCGTTTCCTGGAAAGGTGCAAGCG TCGCGAGCAAACAATGCATCGGCACCGGCTACGGGAGGACCCTCTCTTAGCTCGATGCTATCTGGAAATGGAACGGCCACCGCCAACGGCAATACTCCTCAAAGCTTGGAGCAGCTCTTGGAACGGCAATGGGAGCAAGGTTCCCAATTTTTGATGGAGCAAGCACAACATTTTGATA TCGCATCATTGTTGTCCTGCTTGCATCAGCTACGGAGTGAGAACATAAGGCTCGAAGAACACGTGAACAATCTTGTGGCCCGAAGGGACCACTTGCTGGCAGTGAACGCAAGATTAGCAATCCCACTGAACCCTGCTGCTTTGGGTGGCGTTGGacttggtggtggtggtggcggtGGTGTTACGGGAGGAGCAAGTGCGGGTAGTACCGGCAGTAGCGGAGCTGGTTCCGCAGGATCTCAAG CAGCTCAATTCAATAACATGCACGGGAACGGATCACACGATGGTAGCAATACAACCTCGGCGACGACAATTTCCAGTCGAAGTAGTCGAATACAGCAGCATCAAACCCAGCAGCAGCCACAACACTCGCAATCTCATTTTGTCAGTAATTCTAGTAACCAGATACCAATAGAGAATGGGATCGACTTTCGACATTCGAACTCAATACATCAAAACACCAACAGCTCCTCGATTAG GCACCATTCCCCACCCGGTCAATCGTACCTACCTTCATCAGGTCAGCCCACTCGACAAAATGCCGCCTCGTTGAATAGTGGGTCTGCTGCCGATCAGCAATCTTCGCACGCGCGGTCGAATCGTGCAATGAACAGTAGTAGTGGAAATAGTGCAATCAATAGTAACAACGCCGCAAGCAGTGGAAATGCATCTTCATCTGCAGTTTATCAATCACAGCAACAAACTATTTATAATACTGCCCATCAG ATACCGCTCTTGTTGGAGCATCACCAACAGGAGCACCATTCCCAACAGCAGTTGCAGCAGCAAACGCAGCAACAGACGCCCCAGCCGCCACAGCCACACCATCTCCGGCAAACATCTCCAACTGTTTCGTCGCGTTCTCACAAAACTCACTCGGCACGTGCTGTGGGCGCCGCTCCGTCTGTATCTCACTCCCATCATCCATCGCACCATCCCCATCATCACCAGTCACACACATCCGCGCATCCTCCCTCGCACGGCCCATCACCACAGCAGCAATCGCTTCCGCAAAGGCAAAGACATTGA
- the LOC129780522 gene encoding serine-rich adhesin for platelets isoform X1: MKEMVGGCCVCSDDRGWSENPLVYCDGQSCAVAVHQACYGIVTVPSGPWYCRKCESQERSARVRCELCPSRDGALKRTDNLGWAHVVCALYIPEVRFGNVTTMEPIILQLIPQERYNKTCYICQEMGKGSRSTAGACMQCNKSGCKQQFHVTCAQQLGLLCEEAGNYLDNVKYCGYCQHHYSKLKKGGNVKTIPPYKPINHETNSSDGPSSPEKELDPPSSQPHSSGSGMGIGGSSNSVKSNNRLPSDQIGSSSTSSSSKQRKSSSVSKNSTSAALTSSSTTLAGSGSNSASINSQATSSVFTGVPTINPASTSSGTTGGNISKTGSSSSSSSSKDKDKYNKNVNKISSTNKTHDKDPSSSSTASSSSSSQRDKSSKSSKSGSSSSSSSNSNSSGASGVTSGIGSGTGGNSTNASSTANSSLPKESDLSSLPPSASTALSMITSTMKHTENGANKQDKTLAQISSAAASSARAASLSPAAIPTTLIIKPPHEPSGSNKELLSKEAIAKFTTSNFTETIVVNSDSVFGTSNTGGGSGSANAAPTGSSISTGNTMISTAGSTSVVDTGSTSGAGSKMSISGGSSFAGTGSSVAKKRKAEARSTPTLISTGDIDINRDLIKDVAVSLVPLPLNKSDNIDPASISGIEKSIKKAKTEPNSPHHPGGGGDTNLQNVSPNLIQTHASNVITSSIKHQQQSNSPQFQSSQQLQAQQLQAQQHTPSLVVSVPLSTATVPGVNLPTNNSSSSSATVNNASNTGGSSNSTPNIVSPGQVPSGSSLYQQLTQRTGEQLMSASTNRSSPVIQLQSSATNHVIQSSTHSILERQSPSMRSSPAIITSAGTQQQQQSLQHSHHQYMPAGVELNTNSMSASLAALQSASPVPMSTIQSTSSSPITPGGDGGLKITYEKQTSNTRIAALLEQEATGRRSRSQSRERSGGNGSGNGGKTRTSKKRSLQQQQQQRSSPLTNSGSSSSSSSSVNNTVYASEPTTTSRSSTPIHSHTTSSHSNASNNTQLNSNSNNNSNNTSHTNSINGNSSNSSLTTSGGSTIIRPSMQSNPDKFPQAKPPSVTAAATATNINAPNTSSVTTPIVTPAASGTHVIEVTGIVSTGTNNNQSSAGGNSVSGNSNNSSHFGGNTNSSSLNTGTGTDHGHGTSNSNNTNSNSNNALVVMHTSKKLRSSQPSVEIPSPSTSRTPDNSFGSNSSFSGGGGGGGGGGLKFSYEAQPTTNPAMIGATSTIITHQPMVKESPPSSPGSDSGMVRSNKRNRKLSTNSNTQSGAPDAKESKLFQNGVVHATHMLGNQLNPSSSVAQKMSDQLTMEMETHAFVVETGPQLVGPPFPGKVQASRANNASAPATGGPSLSSMLSGNGTATANGNTPQSLEQLLERQWEQGSQFLMEQAQHFDIASLLSCLHQLRSENIRLEEHVNNLVARRDHLLAVNARLAIPLNPAALGGVGLGGGGGGGVTGGASAGSTGSSGAGSAGSQAAQFNNMHGNGSHDGSNTTSATTISSRSSRIQQHQTQQQPQHSQSHFVSNSSNQIPIENGIDFRHSNSIHQNTNSSSIRHHSPPGQSYLPSSGQPTRQNAASLNSGSAADQQSSHARSNRAMNSSSGNSAINSNNAASSGNASSSAVYQSQQQTIYNTAHQIPLLLEHHQQEHHSQQQLQQQTQQQTPQPPQPHHLRQTSPTVSSRSHKTHSARAVGAAPSVSHSHHPSHHPHHHQSHTSAHPPSHGPSPQQQSLPQRQRH; the protein is encoded by the exons ATGAAGGAGATGGTCGGTGGTTGCTGTGTATGCTCCGACGATCGGGGTTGGTCCGAGAACCCTCTGGTGTATTGCGACGGACAGAGTTGTGCGGTGGCCGTGCACCAGGCGTGCTACGGTATCGTGACGGTTCCCAGTGGACCCTGGTACTGTCGAAAATGTGAAAGTCAGGAACGTTCGGCGCGAGTTAGGTGCGAGTTGTGTCCATCCCGGGATGGTGCGCTCAAGCGGACTGATAATCTGGGCTGGGCCCACGTCGTTTGTGCGCTTTATATTCCGGAGGTGCGCTTCGGGAATGTCACCACGATGGAGCCGATCATTCTTCAGTTGATCCCACAGGAGCGCTATAATAAAA CATGTTATATATGTCAGGAGATGGGCAAAGGGTCCAGGTCCACAGCGGGCGCTTGCATGCAATGCAACAAATCCGGCTGCAAACAACAATTCCACGTCACCTGCGCTCAGCAACTTGGTTTGCTTTGTGAAGAGGCGGGAAACTATTTAGATAATGTTAAATACTGTGGATATTGTCAGCATCATTATAGTAAATTG AAAAAAGGTGGTAATGTTAAAACGATACCACCATACAAACCGATCAATCACGAAACGAACTCTAGTGATGGACCGTCGTCACCCGAGAAAGAGTTAGACCCACCTTCATCCCAGCCACATTCGAGTGGAAGTGGCATGGGAATAGGTGGCAGTAGCAATAGTGTGAAGTCCAACAATCGATTGCCGAGCGATCAAATTGGATCCTCATCAACGTCATCGTCTTCGAAACAAAGGAAATCCTCGAGCGTCTCAAAAAACTCAACTAGTGCAGCTTTGACCTCTTCCTCCACAACACTTGCTGGCAGTGGAAGTAATAGCGCTAGTATAAACAGTCAAGCCACATCCTCTGTATTTACCGGTGTACCCACCATCAATCCTGCAAGTACGAGTAGCGGTACGACAGGAGGAAATATCAGCAAGACTGGTTCATCCTCTTCGAGTAGTAGCAGTAAAGATAAGGATAAATATAACAAAAATGTAAATAAGATCTCCAGTACAAACAAAACCCACGATAAGGATCCGTCATCGTCCTCTACAGCATCCTCTTCCTCCTCTTCACAGCGAGATAAAAGTTCTAAATCGTCTAAATCCGGTAGCAGTAGCAGCAGTAGTagtaacagcaacagcagcggaGCAAGCGGCGTGACTAGTGGTATCGGATCGGGTACCGGCGGCAATAGCACCAATGCGAGTTCCACTGCGAACAGCTCTCTACCTAAGGAAAGTGATCTTTCCTCGTTGCCACCATCTGCTTCTACAGCTCTGTCAATGATTACTTCCACTATGAAGCATACAGAAAATGGAGCTAACAAGCAGGACAAAACGTTAGCGCAAATATCCTCCGCCGCGGCATCTTCTGCGAGAGCAGCGTCTCTATCGCCTGCTGCTATCCCTACGACGTTAATCATTAAACCACCACACGAACCCTCGGGAAGCAATAAAGAGCTCCTGTCGAAAGAAGCGATCGCCAAATTTACCACCTCGAATTTCACGGAAACAATAGTTGTAAATTCCGATTCTGTGTTTGGGACTAGCAATACGGGCGGAGGTAGCGGCAGTGCGAACGCTGCGCCCACGGGAAGTTCCATCAGTACGGGTAACACCATGATATCTACGGCGGGGTCTACGTCGGTCGTTGATACTGGCTCAACAAGTGGCGCTGGTAGCAAGATGAGTATATCGGGAGGCAGTTCCTTCGCAGGAACAGGGTCTAGTGTTGCGAAGAAACGGAAAGCTGAAGCAAGATCCACCCCGACATTGATTTCAACTGGAGATATAGATATAAATCG tgaTTTAATCAAGGATGTTGCCGTTTCTCTCGTACCCTTGCCGTTGAATAAAAGCGATAACATTGATCCAGCATCGATAAGTGGCATCGAGAAAAGCATTAAAAAG GCCAAAACCGAACCGAACTCACCGCATCACCCAGGAGGTGGTGGTGACACCAACCTACAGAACGTGAGTCCCAATTTGATACAAACACACGCATCGAATGTCATCACGTCCTCGATCAAACACCAGCAACAG TCTAATTCACCTCAGTTCCAGTCGTCACAGCAGCTACAGGCACAACAGCTGCAAGCACAACAGCACACACCAAGCCTGGTTGTGTCGGTACCCCTATCTACAGCTACAGTACCTGGAGTTAATCTACCGACGAATAACAGCAGTAGTAGCAGCGCCACTGTAAATAATGCGTCCAACACAGgtggcagcagcaacagcactcCAAACATTGTGTCACCAGGCCAGGTACCCTCAGGATCAAGTTTATACCAACAGCTGACGCAAAGAACGGGGGAGCAATTAATG AGTGCATCCACCAATCGTTCGAGTCCAGTGATACAGCTTCAATCGAGTGCCACAAATCACGTTATTCAGAGTTCGACTCACTCTATACTCGAGCGACAATCGCCCTCAATGCGGTCATCACCTGCCATCATAACCAGCGCTGGtacgcaacagcagcagcaatcgCTGCAGCATTCTCATCATCAATACATGCCGGCCGGAGTCGAGCTCAACACGAACAGTATGTCGGCTAGCTTGGCCGCACTGCAAAGCGCTTCTCCCGTACCAATGAGTACCATACAAAGCACTTCGTCATCGCCGATTACTCCAGGTGGCGACGGAGGTCTGAAAATTACCTACGAAAAGCAGACTTCTAACACGCGGATAGCGGCACTCCTCGAGCAAGAGGCTACAGGTAGAAGGTCCAG ATCACAATCAAGAGAACGTAGTGGTGGTAACGGAAGCGGAAACGGTGGCAAGACGCGAACATCCAAGAAACGCTCActgcagcaacaacagcagcagcgctCATCGCCGTTGACAAATTCGGGGTCCTcatcttcttcctcttcttctgtgAACAATACAGTTTATGCTAGCGAACCCACTACCACTAGTCGTAGCTCGACGCCTATACATAGTCATACTACCAGTAGTCACTCGAACGCTAGTAACAACACCCAGCTTAATTCGAATTCTAACAATAATAGTAATAATACTAGTCATACTAACTCGATCAATGGTAATAGTAGTAATAGCTCGCTGACAACCTCCGGCGGATCAACCATCATCAGACCGTCGATGCAATCTAACCCAGACAAATTTCCTCAAGCTAAACCACCCTCTgttactgctgctgctactgctacaAATATTAACGCTCCCAACACTTCGTCTGTCACTACTCCCATTGTCACTCCTGCTGCCTCCGGTACGCACGTGATTGAGGTGACCGGAATAGTCTCTACAGGCACCAATAACAATCAATCGAGTGCCGGTGGCAATTCTGTAAGTGgtaacagcaacaacagcagccaCTTTGGCGGTAACACCAATAGTAGTAGTTTGAATACTGGCACCGGCACTGACCATGGTCACGGTACTTCCAATAGCAATAACACAAATAGTAACAGTAACAACGCCCTGGTCGTCATGCACACCAGCAAGAAGCTAAGATCATCGCAACCATCGGTTGAAATACCCTCGCCATCTACTTCCAGAACGCCGGACAATAGTTTTGGTTCAAATTCCTCATTTAGTggaggcggcggcggcggcggtgggGGAGGACTCAAATTCTCCTATGAAGCGCAACCAACAACCAATCCCGCAATGATCGGGGCGACATCAACCATTATAACGCACCAACCCATGGTGAAAGAATCGCCGCCAAGCTCACCGGGTTCAGATTCGGGGATGGTTCGCAGTAACAAACGCAACCGGAAGCTGTCGACCAATTCAAATACTCAAAGTGGTGCACCCGATGCGAAGGAGAGCAAACTGTTCCAAAACGGGGTTGTGCACGCGACCCATATGCTGGGCAATCAACTGAACCCGAGCAGTAGTGTGGCGCAGAAAATGTCCGACCAGTTGACGATGGAGATGGAAACCCATGCGTTTGTGGTCGAAACCGGACCGCAACTTGTTGGACCACCGTTTCCTGGAAAGGTGCAAGCG TCGCGAGCAAACAATGCATCGGCACCGGCTACGGGAGGACCCTCTCTTAGCTCGATGCTATCTGGAAATGGAACGGCCACCGCCAACGGCAATACTCCTCAAAGCTTGGAGCAGCTCTTGGAACGGCAATGGGAGCAAGGTTCCCAATTTTTGATGGAGCAAGCACAACATTTTGATA TCGCATCATTGTTGTCCTGCTTGCATCAGCTACGGAGTGAGAACATAAGGCTCGAAGAACACGTGAACAATCTTGTGGCCCGAAGGGACCACTTGCTGGCAGTGAACGCAAGATTAGCAATCCCACTGAACCCTGCTGCTTTGGGTGGCGTTGGacttggtggtggtggtggcggtGGTGTTACGGGAGGAGCAAGTGCGGGTAGTACCGGCAGTAGCGGAGCTGGTTCCGCAGGATCTCAAG CAGCTCAATTCAATAACATGCACGGGAACGGATCACACGATGGTAGCAATACAACCTCGGCGACGACAATTTCCAGTCGAAGTAGTCGAATACAGCAGCATCAAACCCAGCAGCAGCCACAACACTCGCAATCTCATTTTGTCAGTAATTCTAGTAACCAGATACCAATAGAGAATGGGATCGACTTTCGACATTCGAACTCAATACATCAAAACACCAACAGCTCCTCGATTAG GCACCATTCCCCACCCGGTCAATCGTACCTACCTTCATCAGGTCAGCCCACTCGACAAAATGCCGCCTCGTTGAATAGTGGGTCTGCTGCCGATCAGCAATCTTCGCACGCGCGGTCGAATCGTGCAATGAACAGTAGTAGTGGAAATAGTGCAATCAATAGTAACAACGCCGCAAGCAGTGGAAATGCATCTTCATCTGCAGTTTATCAATCACAGCAACAAACTATTTATAATACTGCCCATCAG ATACCGCTCTTGTTGGAGCATCACCAACAGGAGCACCATTCCCAACAGCAGTTGCAGCAGCAAACGCAGCAACAGACGCCCCAGCCGCCACAGCCACACCATCTCCGGCAAACATCTCCAACTGTTTCGTCGCGTTCTCACAAAACTCACTCGGCACGTGCTGTGGGCGCCGCTCCGTCTGTATCTCACTCCCATCATCCATCGCACCATCCCCATCATCACCAGTCACACACATCCGCGCATCCTCCCTCGCACGGCCCATCACCACAGCAGCAATCGCTTCCGCAAAGGCAAAGACATTGA